In Bubalus kerabau isolate K-KA32 ecotype Philippines breed swamp buffalo chromosome 4, PCC_UOA_SB_1v2, whole genome shotgun sequence, one DNA window encodes the following:
- the VEZF1 gene encoding vascular endothelial zinc finger 1 isoform X7, whose product MAAHEASHHQQQAAQNSLLPLLSSAVEPPDQKPLLPIPITQKPQAAPETLKDAIGIKKEKPKTSFVCTYCSKAFRDSYHLRRHESCHTGIKLVSRPKKTPTTVVPLISTIAGDSSRTSLVSTIAGILSTVTTSSSGTNPSSSASSTAMPATQSVKKPSKPVKKNHACEMCGKAFRDVYHLNRHKLSHSDEKPFECPICNQRFKRKDRMTYHVRSHEGGITKPYTCSVCGKGFSRPDHLSCHVKHVHSTERPFKCQFSSLMQTCTAAFATKDRLRTHMVRHEGKVSCNICGKLLSAAYITSHLKTHGQSQSINCNTCKQGISKIACMSEETSNQKQQQQQQQQQQQQQHVTSWPGKQVETLRLWEEAVKARKKEAASLCQTSTAATTPVTLTAPFSITSSVSSGTMSNPVTVAAAMSMRSPVNVSSAVNITSPMNIGHPVTITSPLSMTSPLTLTTPVNLPTPVTAPVNIAHPVTITSPMNLPTPMTLAAPLNIAMRPVESMPFLPQALPTSPPW is encoded by the exons GCCCATGAAGCCTCCCATCACCAGCAGCAGGCAGCACAGAACAGTTTGCTGCCCCTTCTGAGCTCTGCTGTGGAGCCCCCTGATCAGAAACCATTGCTTCCAATACCGATAACTCAGAAACCTCAGGCTGCTCCAGAAACATTAAAGGATGCCATTGGGATTAAGAAAGAAAAGCCCAAAACTTCCTTTGTGTGCACTTACTGCAGTAAAGCTTTCAGGGACAGCTATCACCTGAGGCGCCACGAGTCCTGCCACACAGGCATCAAGCTGGTGTCCCGGCCAAAGAAAACCCCCACCACGGTGGTTCCCCTCATCTCCACCATCGCTGGGGACAGCAGCCGAACTTCGCTGGTCTCAACCATCGCGGGCATCTTGTCCACAGTCACTACATCTTCCTCGGGCACCAACCCCAGCAGCAGCGCCAGCAGCACAGCTATGCCCGCGACCCAGTCTGTCAAGAAACCCAGTAAGCCTGTCAAAAAGAACCACGCGTGTGAGATGTGTGGGAAGGCCTTCCGAGACGTGTACCACCTCAACCGGCACAAGCTCTCCCATTCGGACGAAAAGCCCTTCGAGTGTCCTATTTGCAATCAGCGCTTCAAGAGAAAGGACCGCATGACATACCACGTGAGGTCTCACGAAGGCGGCATCACCAAGCCCTATACCTGCAGTGTGTGTGGGAAAGGCTTCTCCAG GCCTGACCACTTAAGCTGTCACGTAAAACATGTCCATTCAACAGAAAGACCCTTCAAATGCCAA ttttcctcCCTCATGCAGACATGCACTGCTGCCTTTGCCACCAAAGACAGGCTGAGGACGCACATGGTGCGCCACGAAGGCAAGGTGTCCTGTAACATCTGTGGGAAGCTCCTGAGCGCAGCGTACATCACCAGCCACCTGAAGACGCACGGGCAGAGCCAAAGCATCAACTGTAACACGTGCAAACAGGGCATCAGTAAAA TAGCTTGCATGAGTGAAGAGACCAGCaaccagaagcagcagcagcaacagcagcagcagcagcagcagcaacaacatgtGACAAGCTGGCCAGGGAAGCAGGTAGAGACATTGAGACTGTGGGAAGAAGCTGTCAAAGCGAGAAAGAAAG AAGCTGCTAGCCTGTGCCAAACCTCCACGGCTGCTACCACACCGGTGACGCTCACTGCTCCATTCAGTATAACGTCCTCTGTGTCGTCTGGGACTATGTCAAACCCAGTCACGGTGGCAGCTGCGATGAGCATGAGAAGCCCGGTCAATGTTTCGAGCGCTGTTAACATAACCAGCCCAATGAACATCGGGCATCCCGTGACTATAACCAGTCCATTATCCATGACCTCTCCTTTAACACTCACTACCCCCGTCAACCTGCCCACCCCCGTCACCGCCCCGGTGAACATAGCACACCCTGTCACCATCACGTCTCCAATGAACCTGCCCACGCCTATGACGTTAGCTGCCCCTCTCAATATAGCAATGAGACCTGTAGAGAGCATGCCTTTCTTACCCCAAGCTTTGCCTACATCACCACCTTGGTAA
- the VEZF1 gene encoding vascular endothelial zinc finger 1 isoform X1 — MKYQPGETLQVEGASSSLEAHEASHHQQQAAQNSLLPLLSSAVEPPDQKPLLPIPITQKPQAAPETLKDAIGIKKEKPKTSFVCTYCSKAFRDSYHLRRHESCHTGIKLVSRPKKTPTTVVPLISTIAGDSSRTSLVSTIAGILSTVTTSSSGTNPSSSASSTAMPATQSVKKPSKPVKKNHACEMCGKAFRDVYHLNRHKLSHSDEKPFECPICNQRFKRKDRMTYHVRSHEGGITKPYTCSVCGKGFSRPDHLSCHVKHVHSTERPFKCQFSSLMQTCTAAFATKDRLRTHMVRHEGKVSCNICGKLLSAAYITSHLKTHGQSQSINCNTCKQGISKIACMSEETSNQKQQQQQQQQQQQQQHVTSWPGKQVETLRLWEEAVKARKKEAASLCQTSTAATTPVTLTAPFSITSSVSSGTMSNPVTVAAAMSMRSPVNVSSAVNITSPMNIGHPVTITSPLSMTSPLTLTTPVNLPTPVTAPVNIAHPVTITSPMNLPTPMTLAAPLNIAMRPVESMPFLPQALPTSPPW, encoded by the exons GCCCATGAAGCCTCCCATCACCAGCAGCAGGCAGCACAGAACAGTTTGCTGCCCCTTCTGAGCTCTGCTGTGGAGCCCCCTGATCAGAAACCATTGCTTCCAATACCGATAACTCAGAAACCTCAGGCTGCTCCAGAAACATTAAAGGATGCCATTGGGATTAAGAAAGAAAAGCCCAAAACTTCCTTTGTGTGCACTTACTGCAGTAAAGCTTTCAGGGACAGCTATCACCTGAGGCGCCACGAGTCCTGCCACACAGGCATCAAGCTGGTGTCCCGGCCAAAGAAAACCCCCACCACGGTGGTTCCCCTCATCTCCACCATCGCTGGGGACAGCAGCCGAACTTCGCTGGTCTCAACCATCGCGGGCATCTTGTCCACAGTCACTACATCTTCCTCGGGCACCAACCCCAGCAGCAGCGCCAGCAGCACAGCTATGCCCGCGACCCAGTCTGTCAAGAAACCCAGTAAGCCTGTCAAAAAGAACCACGCGTGTGAGATGTGTGGGAAGGCCTTCCGAGACGTGTACCACCTCAACCGGCACAAGCTCTCCCATTCGGACGAAAAGCCCTTCGAGTGTCCTATTTGCAATCAGCGCTTCAAGAGAAAGGACCGCATGACATACCACGTGAGGTCTCACGAAGGCGGCATCACCAAGCCCTATACCTGCAGTGTGTGTGGGAAAGGCTTCTCCAG GCCTGACCACTTAAGCTGTCACGTAAAACATGTCCATTCAACAGAAAGACCCTTCAAATGCCAA ttttcctcCCTCATGCAGACATGCACTGCTGCCTTTGCCACCAAAGACAGGCTGAGGACGCACATGGTGCGCCACGAAGGCAAGGTGTCCTGTAACATCTGTGGGAAGCTCCTGAGCGCAGCGTACATCACCAGCCACCTGAAGACGCACGGGCAGAGCCAAAGCATCAACTGTAACACGTGCAAACAGGGCATCAGTAAAA TAGCTTGCATGAGTGAAGAGACCAGCaaccagaagcagcagcagcaacagcagcagcagcagcagcagcaacaacatgtGACAAGCTGGCCAGGGAAGCAGGTAGAGACATTGAGACTGTGGGAAGAAGCTGTCAAAGCGAGAAAGAAAG AAGCTGCTAGCCTGTGCCAAACCTCCACGGCTGCTACCACACCGGTGACGCTCACTGCTCCATTCAGTATAACGTCCTCTGTGTCGTCTGGGACTATGTCAAACCCAGTCACGGTGGCAGCTGCGATGAGCATGAGAAGCCCGGTCAATGTTTCGAGCGCTGTTAACATAACCAGCCCAATGAACATCGGGCATCCCGTGACTATAACCAGTCCATTATCCATGACCTCTCCTTTAACACTCACTACCCCCGTCAACCTGCCCACCCCCGTCACCGCCCCGGTGAACATAGCACACCCTGTCACCATCACGTCTCCAATGAACCTGCCCACGCCTATGACGTTAGCTGCCCCTCTCAATATAGCAATGAGACCTGTAGAGAGCATGCCTTTCTTACCCCAAGCTTTGCCTACATCACCACCTTGGTAA
- the VEZF1 gene encoding vascular endothelial zinc finger 1 isoform X2 — MKYQPGETLQVEGASSSLEAHEASHHQQQAAQNSLLPLLSSAVEPPDQKPLLPIPITQKPQAAPETLKDAIGIKKEKPKTSFVCTYCSKAFRDSYHLRRHESCHTGIKLVSRPKKTPTTVVPLISTIAGDSSRTSLVSTIAGILSTVTTSSSGTNPSSSASSTAMPATQSVKKPSKPVKKNHACEMCGKAFRDVYHLNRHKLSHSDEKPFECPICNQRFKRKDRMTYHVRSHEGGITKPYTCSVCGKGFSRPDHLSCHVKHVHSTERPFKCQFSSLMQTCTAAFATKDRLRTHMVRHEGKVSCNICGKLLSAAYITSHLKTHGQSQSINCNTCKQGISKTCMSEETSNQKQQQQQQQQQQQQQHVTSWPGKQVETLRLWEEAVKARKKEAASLCQTSTAATTPVTLTAPFSITSSVSSGTMSNPVTVAAAMSMRSPVNVSSAVNITSPMNIGHPVTITSPLSMTSPLTLTTPVNLPTPVTAPVNIAHPVTITSPMNLPTPMTLAAPLNIAMRPVESMPFLPQALPTSPPW; from the exons GCCCATGAAGCCTCCCATCACCAGCAGCAGGCAGCACAGAACAGTTTGCTGCCCCTTCTGAGCTCTGCTGTGGAGCCCCCTGATCAGAAACCATTGCTTCCAATACCGATAACTCAGAAACCTCAGGCTGCTCCAGAAACATTAAAGGATGCCATTGGGATTAAGAAAGAAAAGCCCAAAACTTCCTTTGTGTGCACTTACTGCAGTAAAGCTTTCAGGGACAGCTATCACCTGAGGCGCCACGAGTCCTGCCACACAGGCATCAAGCTGGTGTCCCGGCCAAAGAAAACCCCCACCACGGTGGTTCCCCTCATCTCCACCATCGCTGGGGACAGCAGCCGAACTTCGCTGGTCTCAACCATCGCGGGCATCTTGTCCACAGTCACTACATCTTCCTCGGGCACCAACCCCAGCAGCAGCGCCAGCAGCACAGCTATGCCCGCGACCCAGTCTGTCAAGAAACCCAGTAAGCCTGTCAAAAAGAACCACGCGTGTGAGATGTGTGGGAAGGCCTTCCGAGACGTGTACCACCTCAACCGGCACAAGCTCTCCCATTCGGACGAAAAGCCCTTCGAGTGTCCTATTTGCAATCAGCGCTTCAAGAGAAAGGACCGCATGACATACCACGTGAGGTCTCACGAAGGCGGCATCACCAAGCCCTATACCTGCAGTGTGTGTGGGAAAGGCTTCTCCAG GCCTGACCACTTAAGCTGTCACGTAAAACATGTCCATTCAACAGAAAGACCCTTCAAATGCCAA ttttcctcCCTCATGCAGACATGCACTGCTGCCTTTGCCACCAAAGACAGGCTGAGGACGCACATGGTGCGCCACGAAGGCAAGGTGTCCTGTAACATCTGTGGGAAGCTCCTGAGCGCAGCGTACATCACCAGCCACCTGAAGACGCACGGGCAGAGCCAAAGCATCAACTGTAACACGTGCAAACAGGGCATCAGTAAAA CTTGCATGAGTGAAGAGACCAGCaaccagaagcagcagcagcaacagcagcagcagcagcagcagcaacaacatgtGACAAGCTGGCCAGGGAAGCAGGTAGAGACATTGAGACTGTGGGAAGAAGCTGTCAAAGCGAGAAAGAAAG AAGCTGCTAGCCTGTGCCAAACCTCCACGGCTGCTACCACACCGGTGACGCTCACTGCTCCATTCAGTATAACGTCCTCTGTGTCGTCTGGGACTATGTCAAACCCAGTCACGGTGGCAGCTGCGATGAGCATGAGAAGCCCGGTCAATGTTTCGAGCGCTGTTAACATAACCAGCCCAATGAACATCGGGCATCCCGTGACTATAACCAGTCCATTATCCATGACCTCTCCTTTAACACTCACTACCCCCGTCAACCTGCCCACCCCCGTCACCGCCCCGGTGAACATAGCACACCCTGTCACCATCACGTCTCCAATGAACCTGCCCACGCCTATGACGTTAGCTGCCCCTCTCAATATAGCAATGAGACCTGTAGAGAGCATGCCTTTCTTACCCCAAGCTTTGCCTACATCACCACCTTGGTAA
- the VEZF1 gene encoding vascular endothelial zinc finger 1 isoform X4 produces the protein MKYQPGETLQVEGASSSLEAHEASHHQQQAAQNSLLPLLSSAVEPPDQKPLLPIPITQKPQAAPETLKDAIGIKKEKPKTSFVCTYCSKAFRDSYHLRRHESCHTGIKLVSRPKKTPTTVVPLISTIAGDSSRTSLVSTIAGILSTVTTSSSGTNPSSSASSTAMPATQSVKKPSKPVKKNHACEMCGKAFRDVYHLNRHKLSHSDEKPFECPICNQRFKRKDRMTYHVRSHEGGITKPYTCSVCGKGFSRPDHLSCHVKHVHSTERPFKCQTCTAAFATKDRLRTHMVRHEGKVSCNICGKLLSAAYITSHLKTHGQSQSINCNTCKQGISKTCMSEETSNQKQQQQQQQQQQQQQHVTSWPGKQVETLRLWEEAVKARKKEAASLCQTSTAATTPVTLTAPFSITSSVSSGTMSNPVTVAAAMSMRSPVNVSSAVNITSPMNIGHPVTITSPLSMTSPLTLTTPVNLPTPVTAPVNIAHPVTITSPMNLPTPMTLAAPLNIAMRPVESMPFLPQALPTSPPW, from the exons GCCCATGAAGCCTCCCATCACCAGCAGCAGGCAGCACAGAACAGTTTGCTGCCCCTTCTGAGCTCTGCTGTGGAGCCCCCTGATCAGAAACCATTGCTTCCAATACCGATAACTCAGAAACCTCAGGCTGCTCCAGAAACATTAAAGGATGCCATTGGGATTAAGAAAGAAAAGCCCAAAACTTCCTTTGTGTGCACTTACTGCAGTAAAGCTTTCAGGGACAGCTATCACCTGAGGCGCCACGAGTCCTGCCACACAGGCATCAAGCTGGTGTCCCGGCCAAAGAAAACCCCCACCACGGTGGTTCCCCTCATCTCCACCATCGCTGGGGACAGCAGCCGAACTTCGCTGGTCTCAACCATCGCGGGCATCTTGTCCACAGTCACTACATCTTCCTCGGGCACCAACCCCAGCAGCAGCGCCAGCAGCACAGCTATGCCCGCGACCCAGTCTGTCAAGAAACCCAGTAAGCCTGTCAAAAAGAACCACGCGTGTGAGATGTGTGGGAAGGCCTTCCGAGACGTGTACCACCTCAACCGGCACAAGCTCTCCCATTCGGACGAAAAGCCCTTCGAGTGTCCTATTTGCAATCAGCGCTTCAAGAGAAAGGACCGCATGACATACCACGTGAGGTCTCACGAAGGCGGCATCACCAAGCCCTATACCTGCAGTGTGTGTGGGAAAGGCTTCTCCAG GCCTGACCACTTAAGCTGTCACGTAAAACATGTCCATTCAACAGAAAGACCCTTCAAATGCCAA ACATGCACTGCTGCCTTTGCCACCAAAGACAGGCTGAGGACGCACATGGTGCGCCACGAAGGCAAGGTGTCCTGTAACATCTGTGGGAAGCTCCTGAGCGCAGCGTACATCACCAGCCACCTGAAGACGCACGGGCAGAGCCAAAGCATCAACTGTAACACGTGCAAACAGGGCATCAGTAAAA CTTGCATGAGTGAAGAGACCAGCaaccagaagcagcagcagcaacagcagcagcagcagcagcagcaacaacatgtGACAAGCTGGCCAGGGAAGCAGGTAGAGACATTGAGACTGTGGGAAGAAGCTGTCAAAGCGAGAAAGAAAG AAGCTGCTAGCCTGTGCCAAACCTCCACGGCTGCTACCACACCGGTGACGCTCACTGCTCCATTCAGTATAACGTCCTCTGTGTCGTCTGGGACTATGTCAAACCCAGTCACGGTGGCAGCTGCGATGAGCATGAGAAGCCCGGTCAATGTTTCGAGCGCTGTTAACATAACCAGCCCAATGAACATCGGGCATCCCGTGACTATAACCAGTCCATTATCCATGACCTCTCCTTTAACACTCACTACCCCCGTCAACCTGCCCACCCCCGTCACCGCCCCGGTGAACATAGCACACCCTGTCACCATCACGTCTCCAATGAACCTGCCCACGCCTATGACGTTAGCTGCCCCTCTCAATATAGCAATGAGACCTGTAGAGAGCATGCCTTTCTTACCCCAAGCTTTGCCTACATCACCACCTTGGTAA
- the VEZF1 gene encoding vascular endothelial zinc finger 1 isoform X3 — MKYQPGETLQVEGASSSLEAHEASHHQQQAAQNSLLPLLSSAVEPPDQKPLLPIPITQKPQAAPETLKDAIGIKKEKPKTSFVCTYCSKAFRDSYHLRRHESCHTGIKLVSRPKKTPTTVVPLISTIAGDSSRTSLVSTIAGILSTVTTSSSGTNPSSSASSTAMPATQSVKKPSKPVKKNHACEMCGKAFRDVYHLNRHKLSHSDEKPFECPICNQRFKRKDRMTYHVRSHEGGITKPYTCSVCGKGFSRPDHLSCHVKHVHSTERPFKCQTCTAAFATKDRLRTHMVRHEGKVSCNICGKLLSAAYITSHLKTHGQSQSINCNTCKQGISKIACMSEETSNQKQQQQQQQQQQQQQHVTSWPGKQVETLRLWEEAVKARKKEAASLCQTSTAATTPVTLTAPFSITSSVSSGTMSNPVTVAAAMSMRSPVNVSSAVNITSPMNIGHPVTITSPLSMTSPLTLTTPVNLPTPVTAPVNIAHPVTITSPMNLPTPMTLAAPLNIAMRPVESMPFLPQALPTSPPW, encoded by the exons GCCCATGAAGCCTCCCATCACCAGCAGCAGGCAGCACAGAACAGTTTGCTGCCCCTTCTGAGCTCTGCTGTGGAGCCCCCTGATCAGAAACCATTGCTTCCAATACCGATAACTCAGAAACCTCAGGCTGCTCCAGAAACATTAAAGGATGCCATTGGGATTAAGAAAGAAAAGCCCAAAACTTCCTTTGTGTGCACTTACTGCAGTAAAGCTTTCAGGGACAGCTATCACCTGAGGCGCCACGAGTCCTGCCACACAGGCATCAAGCTGGTGTCCCGGCCAAAGAAAACCCCCACCACGGTGGTTCCCCTCATCTCCACCATCGCTGGGGACAGCAGCCGAACTTCGCTGGTCTCAACCATCGCGGGCATCTTGTCCACAGTCACTACATCTTCCTCGGGCACCAACCCCAGCAGCAGCGCCAGCAGCACAGCTATGCCCGCGACCCAGTCTGTCAAGAAACCCAGTAAGCCTGTCAAAAAGAACCACGCGTGTGAGATGTGTGGGAAGGCCTTCCGAGACGTGTACCACCTCAACCGGCACAAGCTCTCCCATTCGGACGAAAAGCCCTTCGAGTGTCCTATTTGCAATCAGCGCTTCAAGAGAAAGGACCGCATGACATACCACGTGAGGTCTCACGAAGGCGGCATCACCAAGCCCTATACCTGCAGTGTGTGTGGGAAAGGCTTCTCCAG GCCTGACCACTTAAGCTGTCACGTAAAACATGTCCATTCAACAGAAAGACCCTTCAAATGCCAA ACATGCACTGCTGCCTTTGCCACCAAAGACAGGCTGAGGACGCACATGGTGCGCCACGAAGGCAAGGTGTCCTGTAACATCTGTGGGAAGCTCCTGAGCGCAGCGTACATCACCAGCCACCTGAAGACGCACGGGCAGAGCCAAAGCATCAACTGTAACACGTGCAAACAGGGCATCAGTAAAA TAGCTTGCATGAGTGAAGAGACCAGCaaccagaagcagcagcagcaacagcagcagcagcagcagcagcaacaacatgtGACAAGCTGGCCAGGGAAGCAGGTAGAGACATTGAGACTGTGGGAAGAAGCTGTCAAAGCGAGAAAGAAAG AAGCTGCTAGCCTGTGCCAAACCTCCACGGCTGCTACCACACCGGTGACGCTCACTGCTCCATTCAGTATAACGTCCTCTGTGTCGTCTGGGACTATGTCAAACCCAGTCACGGTGGCAGCTGCGATGAGCATGAGAAGCCCGGTCAATGTTTCGAGCGCTGTTAACATAACCAGCCCAATGAACATCGGGCATCCCGTGACTATAACCAGTCCATTATCCATGACCTCTCCTTTAACACTCACTACCCCCGTCAACCTGCCCACCCCCGTCACCGCCCCGGTGAACATAGCACACCCTGTCACCATCACGTCTCCAATGAACCTGCCCACGCCTATGACGTTAGCTGCCCCTCTCAATATAGCAATGAGACCTGTAGAGAGCATGCCTTTCTTACCCCAAGCTTTGCCTACATCACCACCTTGGTAA
- the VEZF1 gene encoding vascular endothelial zinc finger 1 isoform X5 yields MEANWTAFLFQAHEASHHQQQAAQNSLLPLLSSAVEPPDQKPLLPIPITQKPQAAPETLKDAIGIKKEKPKTSFVCTYCSKAFRDSYHLRRHESCHTGIKLVSRPKKTPTTVVPLISTIAGDSSRTSLVSTIAGILSTVTTSSSGTNPSSSASSTAMPATQSVKKPSKPVKKNHACEMCGKAFRDVYHLNRHKLSHSDEKPFECPICNQRFKRKDRMTYHVRSHEGGITKPYTCSVCGKGFSRPDHLSCHVKHVHSTERPFKCQFSSLMQTCTAAFATKDRLRTHMVRHEGKVSCNICGKLLSAAYITSHLKTHGQSQSINCNTCKQGISKIACMSEETSNQKQQQQQQQQQQQQQHVTSWPGKQVETLRLWEEAVKARKKEAASLCQTSTAATTPVTLTAPFSITSSVSSGTMSNPVTVAAAMSMRSPVNVSSAVNITSPMNIGHPVTITSPLSMTSPLTLTTPVNLPTPVTAPVNIAHPVTITSPMNLPTPMTLAAPLNIAMRPVESMPFLPQALPTSPPW; encoded by the exons GCCCATGAAGCCTCCCATCACCAGCAGCAGGCAGCACAGAACAGTTTGCTGCCCCTTCTGAGCTCTGCTGTGGAGCCCCCTGATCAGAAACCATTGCTTCCAATACCGATAACTCAGAAACCTCAGGCTGCTCCAGAAACATTAAAGGATGCCATTGGGATTAAGAAAGAAAAGCCCAAAACTTCCTTTGTGTGCACTTACTGCAGTAAAGCTTTCAGGGACAGCTATCACCTGAGGCGCCACGAGTCCTGCCACACAGGCATCAAGCTGGTGTCCCGGCCAAAGAAAACCCCCACCACGGTGGTTCCCCTCATCTCCACCATCGCTGGGGACAGCAGCCGAACTTCGCTGGTCTCAACCATCGCGGGCATCTTGTCCACAGTCACTACATCTTCCTCGGGCACCAACCCCAGCAGCAGCGCCAGCAGCACAGCTATGCCCGCGACCCAGTCTGTCAAGAAACCCAGTAAGCCTGTCAAAAAGAACCACGCGTGTGAGATGTGTGGGAAGGCCTTCCGAGACGTGTACCACCTCAACCGGCACAAGCTCTCCCATTCGGACGAAAAGCCCTTCGAGTGTCCTATTTGCAATCAGCGCTTCAAGAGAAAGGACCGCATGACATACCACGTGAGGTCTCACGAAGGCGGCATCACCAAGCCCTATACCTGCAGTGTGTGTGGGAAAGGCTTCTCCAG GCCTGACCACTTAAGCTGTCACGTAAAACATGTCCATTCAACAGAAAGACCCTTCAAATGCCAA ttttcctcCCTCATGCAGACATGCACTGCTGCCTTTGCCACCAAAGACAGGCTGAGGACGCACATGGTGCGCCACGAAGGCAAGGTGTCCTGTAACATCTGTGGGAAGCTCCTGAGCGCAGCGTACATCACCAGCCACCTGAAGACGCACGGGCAGAGCCAAAGCATCAACTGTAACACGTGCAAACAGGGCATCAGTAAAA TAGCTTGCATGAGTGAAGAGACCAGCaaccagaagcagcagcagcaacagcagcagcagcagcagcagcaacaacatgtGACAAGCTGGCCAGGGAAGCAGGTAGAGACATTGAGACTGTGGGAAGAAGCTGTCAAAGCGAGAAAGAAAG AAGCTGCTAGCCTGTGCCAAACCTCCACGGCTGCTACCACACCGGTGACGCTCACTGCTCCATTCAGTATAACGTCCTCTGTGTCGTCTGGGACTATGTCAAACCCAGTCACGGTGGCAGCTGCGATGAGCATGAGAAGCCCGGTCAATGTTTCGAGCGCTGTTAACATAACCAGCCCAATGAACATCGGGCATCCCGTGACTATAACCAGTCCATTATCCATGACCTCTCCTTTAACACTCACTACCCCCGTCAACCTGCCCACCCCCGTCACCGCCCCGGTGAACATAGCACACCCTGTCACCATCACGTCTCCAATGAACCTGCCCACGCCTATGACGTTAGCTGCCCCTCTCAATATAGCAATGAGACCTGTAGAGAGCATGCCTTTCTTACCCCAAGCTTTGCCTACATCACCACCTTGGTAA
- the VEZF1 gene encoding vascular endothelial zinc finger 1 isoform X6 translates to MEANWTAFLFQAHEASHHQQQAAQNSLLPLLSSAVEPPDQKPLLPIPITQKPQAAPETLKDAIGIKKEKPKTSFVCTYCSKAFRDSYHLRRHESCHTGIKLVSRPKKTPTTVVPLISTIAGDSSRTSLVSTIAGILSTVTTSSSGTNPSSSASSTAMPATQSVKKPSKPVKKNHACEMCGKAFRDVYHLNRHKLSHSDEKPFECPICNQRFKRKDRMTYHVRSHEGGITKPYTCSVCGKGFSRPDHLSCHVKHVHSTERPFKCQTCTAAFATKDRLRTHMVRHEGKVSCNICGKLLSAAYITSHLKTHGQSQSINCNTCKQGISKTCMSEETSNQKQQQQQQQQQQQQQHVTSWPGKQVETLRLWEEAVKARKKEAASLCQTSTAATTPVTLTAPFSITSSVSSGTMSNPVTVAAAMSMRSPVNVSSAVNITSPMNIGHPVTITSPLSMTSPLTLTTPVNLPTPVTAPVNIAHPVTITSPMNLPTPMTLAAPLNIAMRPVESMPFLPQALPTSPPW, encoded by the exons GCCCATGAAGCCTCCCATCACCAGCAGCAGGCAGCACAGAACAGTTTGCTGCCCCTTCTGAGCTCTGCTGTGGAGCCCCCTGATCAGAAACCATTGCTTCCAATACCGATAACTCAGAAACCTCAGGCTGCTCCAGAAACATTAAAGGATGCCATTGGGATTAAGAAAGAAAAGCCCAAAACTTCCTTTGTGTGCACTTACTGCAGTAAAGCTTTCAGGGACAGCTATCACCTGAGGCGCCACGAGTCCTGCCACACAGGCATCAAGCTGGTGTCCCGGCCAAAGAAAACCCCCACCACGGTGGTTCCCCTCATCTCCACCATCGCTGGGGACAGCAGCCGAACTTCGCTGGTCTCAACCATCGCGGGCATCTTGTCCACAGTCACTACATCTTCCTCGGGCACCAACCCCAGCAGCAGCGCCAGCAGCACAGCTATGCCCGCGACCCAGTCTGTCAAGAAACCCAGTAAGCCTGTCAAAAAGAACCACGCGTGTGAGATGTGTGGGAAGGCCTTCCGAGACGTGTACCACCTCAACCGGCACAAGCTCTCCCATTCGGACGAAAAGCCCTTCGAGTGTCCTATTTGCAATCAGCGCTTCAAGAGAAAGGACCGCATGACATACCACGTGAGGTCTCACGAAGGCGGCATCACCAAGCCCTATACCTGCAGTGTGTGTGGGAAAGGCTTCTCCAG GCCTGACCACTTAAGCTGTCACGTAAAACATGTCCATTCAACAGAAAGACCCTTCAAATGCCAA ACATGCACTGCTGCCTTTGCCACCAAAGACAGGCTGAGGACGCACATGGTGCGCCACGAAGGCAAGGTGTCCTGTAACATCTGTGGGAAGCTCCTGAGCGCAGCGTACATCACCAGCCACCTGAAGACGCACGGGCAGAGCCAAAGCATCAACTGTAACACGTGCAAACAGGGCATCAGTAAAA CTTGCATGAGTGAAGAGACCAGCaaccagaagcagcagcagcaacagcagcagcagcagcagcagcaacaacatgtGACAAGCTGGCCAGGGAAGCAGGTAGAGACATTGAGACTGTGGGAAGAAGCTGTCAAAGCGAGAAAGAAAG AAGCTGCTAGCCTGTGCCAAACCTCCACGGCTGCTACCACACCGGTGACGCTCACTGCTCCATTCAGTATAACGTCCTCTGTGTCGTCTGGGACTATGTCAAACCCAGTCACGGTGGCAGCTGCGATGAGCATGAGAAGCCCGGTCAATGTTTCGAGCGCTGTTAACATAACCAGCCCAATGAACATCGGGCATCCCGTGACTATAACCAGTCCATTATCCATGACCTCTCCTTTAACACTCACTACCCCCGTCAACCTGCCCACCCCCGTCACCGCCCCGGTGAACATAGCACACCCTGTCACCATCACGTCTCCAATGAACCTGCCCACGCCTATGACGTTAGCTGCCCCTCTCAATATAGCAATGAGACCTGTAGAGAGCATGCCTTTCTTACCCCAAGCTTTGCCTACATCACCACCTTGGTAA